The following are from one region of the Cyclopterus lumpus isolate fCycLum1 chromosome 21, fCycLum1.pri, whole genome shotgun sequence genome:
- the LOC117750584 gene encoding LOW QUALITY PROTEIN: protein arginine N-methyltransferase 2-like (The sequence of the model RefSeq protein was modified relative to this genomic sequence to represent the inferred CDS: deleted 2 bases in 1 codon; substituted 1 base at 1 genomic stop codon) — MRLSRAPSPEWWWAELRGVTGHVTMASYLHQDAAAXEEEEEGEDQWQDKEYFGIYGKLHGVYIVSVCLYAVETSSMTEYTRQLVKQNGCEEVFTVLQGRAEEIELHEQADVLVSEWMGNCLLFEFMVESVLLARDCWLKEGSVMWPSSAALSLVPCPANSYYAEKKAFWEQPCGLDLTPLQYGSRRHSSDCWGHSEAGSVPVLTLSNMCQEPGLLRERLVTIGALEGLFTCVETLVGGLMEVLATGATFELPFFVVRGEVKGQVGGGDEGFGAQAAAVRVQALAAAPIRETSAIRETAARLAGWTFGSPHTGSRLVWRRHMTVMHWSIHSSTEETDNCQAHI, encoded by the exons ATGCGACTTAGTAGAGCT CCGTCACCAGAGTGGTGGTGGGCAGAGCTGCGTGGGGTCACAGGTCATGTTACTATG GCCAGCTACCTGCACCAGGATGCTGCTGcttaggaagaggaggaggagggggaggaccaATGGCAAGATAAAGAGTATTTTGGCATTTATGGGAAACTG CATGGCGTGTACATTGTCTCAGTGTGTCTGTATGCTGTGGAGACCAGCTCCATGACAGAGTACACCAGACAGCTGGTGAAGCAGAACGGCTGTGAGGAGGTGTTCACGGTGCTCcagggacgagctgaggagatCGAGCTACATGAGCAGGCGGACGTCCTGGTGTCTGAGTGGATGGGAAACTGCCTGCT GTTTGAGTTCATGGTGGAGTCAGTACTGCTGGCCAGGGACTGCTGGCTGAAAGAAGGCAGCGTCATGTGGCCCTCATCTGCAGCCCTCTCCCTAGTGCCATGTCCGGCCAACAGCTATTATGCAGAGAAGAAGGCCTTCTGGGAGCAGCCTTGTGGCCTGGACTTAACTCCTCTTCA GTACGGCAGCAGACGCCACAGTTCAGATTGTTGGGGCCACTCTGAGGCTGGTTCAGTGCCGGTGCTGACGCTG TCGAACATGTGCCAGGAGCCCGGCCTTCTGCGTGAACGACTTGTCACAATAGGTGCACTTGAAGGGCTTTTCACCTGTGTGGAGACGCTG GTGGGAGGCCTGATGGAAGTACTTGCCACAGGTGCTACATTTGAACTTCCTTTCTTTGTTGTGAGAGGCGAGGTGAAGGGTCAAGTgggtggaggagatgaaggtTTTGGAGCACAGGCTGCAGCTGTGAGGGTCCAGGCGTTGGCGGCGGCGCCCATTAGGGAGACGTCGGCCATTAGGGAGACGGCTGCCCGCCTGGCAGGCTGGACATTTGGAA GCCCACACACTGGAAGCAGACTGGTCTGGAGACGCCACATGACAGTTATGCACTGGAGCATTCACAGCAGCACAGAGGAAACAGACAACTGCCAGGCACACATTTAA
- the LOC117750768 gene encoding zinc finger protein 239, which yields MLDKTSDEDQPTGHCSRCGCSLPQPDSDSTDSPAPPNVDKAASTSKCPACQAGSRLPNGRRLPNGRRRQRLDPHSCSLCSKTFISSTHLTLHLASHNKERKFKCSTCGKYFHQASHLMAHKIIHSGDRPFKCPDCGKTFGRASHLKTHQRLHTGEKPFKCTYCDKSFTQKAGLLAHVRLHTGERPYKCEQCGKGFRSVSLLLSHKAEESAAKPASAPALNQPQSGPNNLNCGVCCRTFVRSSYIRLHIRLNKGLRPYHCKVCNKTFVKLDTFVNHCDKHLRQKREKSVVKEVEDKVVKPPLFVPLSRAPPPEPLPAQSLASEVNTRSRAKAKSKTEP from the coding sequence ATGTTGGATAAAACCAGTGATGAAGACcaaccgactgggcactgctcACGCTGTGGCTGCAGCCTACCACAGCCTGACTCTGATTCAACCGACTCTCCAGCCCCTCCTAATGTGGACAAAGCAGCCAGTACTTCCAAATGTCCAGCCTGCCAGGCGGGCAGCCGTCTCCCTAATGGCCGACGTCTCCCTAATGGGCGCCGCCGCCAACGCCTGGACCCTCACAGCTGCAGCCTGTGCTCCAAAaccttcatctcctccacccACTTGACCCTTCACCTCGCCTCTCACAACAAAGAAAGGAAGTTCAAATGTAGCACCTGTGGCAAGTACTTCCATCAGGCCTCCCACCTGATGGCACACAAGATAATCCACAGCGGGGACAGGCCATTTAAATGCCCCGATTGCGGCAAGACCTTTGGACGCGCCTCGCATCTGAAGACCCACCAGCGTCTCCACACAGGTGAAAAGCCCTTCAAGTGCACCTATTGTGACAAGTCGTTCACGCAGAAGGCCGGGCTCCTGGCACATGTTCGACTACACACAGGGGAGCGGCCATACAAGTGTGAGCAGTGTGGCAAGGGCTTTCGCTCTGTGTCACTCCTGCTCTCACACAAGGCCGAGGAGTCAGCGGCCAAACCAGCGTCAGCACCGGCACTGAACCAGCCTCAGAGTGGCCCCAACAATCTGAACTGTGGCGTCTGCTGCCGTACCTTTGTACGGTCATCATACATCAGGCTGCACATACGCCTCAACAAAGGACTACGGCCTTATCACTGCAAAGTGTGCAACAAGACTTTTGTGAAGCTGGACACGTTTGTGAACCACTGTGATAAACACTTGAggcagaaaagggaaaaaagtgtGGTAAAGGAGGTTGAAGACAAAGTTGTTAAACCTCCCCTGTTTGTTCCACTCTCCAgggctcctcctcctgaacCCTTACCCGCTCAATCTTTAGCCTCGGAGGTCAACACACGCTCCAGAGCGAAAGCAAAGAGCAAAACAGAGCCATGA
- the ercc1 gene encoding DNA excision repair protein ERCC-1, protein MKKRFNINLDDTAFAKERTPPKPQFQPSSKVGQHTSGSTSSSAKPPSEPVEQHLSYAEYIVQSKSNAAALEGSSKLLNTDGAGVTNRKQSASDSGSSAAGGCETLQGLPEGGEGGSGGVKKSEDRQVAGTHQKEGNCQRSDPILSLGPKPVGSGSSIIVSPRQRGNPILKFVRSVPWEFGDVVPDYVLGQTTCALYLSLRYHHLNPNYIHDRLKLLGKTFTLRVLLVQVDVKDPHHTLKELARICIMADCTLILAWSPEEAGRYLETYKSYEKKPADMLKEQVEKNYLSKVTDCLTTVKSVNKTDAITLLSTFSCVEGIINASKEDLVLCPGLGPQKARRLYDVLHKPFLKSKTKDG, encoded by the exons ATGAAGAAGAGGTTTAACATCAACCTGGACGACACTGCTTTCGCCAAAGAAAGAACACCG CCAAAGCCGCAATTTCAACCTTCATCCAAAGTAGGACAACACACCTCGGGTTCTACTTCATCTTCAGCAAAGCCTCCTTCTGAGCCCGTGGAGCAGCATCTTTCCTATGCGGAATATATCGTCCAGAGTAAAAGCAATGCGGCTGCATTGGAGGGTTCCTCCAAACTGCTCAACACTGACGGTGCTGGAGTGACCAATAGGAAGCAAAGTGCGTCCGATTCAGGGTCCTCTGCTGCAGGCGGATGTGAAACCCTTCAGGGCCTTCCTGAAGGGGGTGAAGGTGGATCTGGAGGGGTCAAAAAGAGCGAGGACCGGCAGGTGGCTGGCACACACCAGAAAGAGGGGAACTGTCAAAGGTCAGATCCAATCCTAAGCCTGGGCCCAAAACCAGTGGGGTCTGGGAGCAGCATTATCGTCAGTCCTCGACAG AGGGGGAATCCCATCCTGAAGTTTGTGAGGAGTGTCCCTTGggagtttggagatgttgtACCAGACTATGTCTTGGGTCAGACAACTTGTGCTCTCTACCTCAG TTTGAGATATCACCATCTCAATCCAAATTATATCCACGACCGTCTGAAGCTGCTTGGAAAGACTTTTACCCTGCGAGTGTTACTGGTACAAGTAGACGTG AAAGATCCTCATCATACGTTGAAGGAGCTGGCTCGCATCTGCATCATGGCTGACTGCACTCTCATCTTGGCTTGGAG TCCAGAGGAGGCAGGGCGTTACCTGGAAACGTATAAGTCATACGAAAAGAAACCGGCAGACATGCTGAAGGAGCAAGTTGAGAAAAACTACCTGTCAAAA GTTACTGATTGCCTGACCACTGTGAAGTCTGTGAACAAGACCGATGCCATTACCTTGCTGTCCACTTTCTCA TGTGTAGAAGGGATCATCAATGCCTCAAAGGAAGACTTGGTTCTCTGTCCAGGCCTCGGACCACAAAAA GCACGGCGACTCTATGATGTGCTCCATAAGCCCTTCCTCAAGTCGAAGACAAAAGACGGCTGA
- the si:dkey-67c22.2 gene encoding serine/arginine repetitive matrix protein 2 isoform X1, translated as MDCAVDIPSGEDEAPAKDDMHVKEVNEPPPKKNKKHRKHKSKKKKKKRKGDKESSSETGAESDVETPSTPNPVRTTRARNLPENELLAVSLVINRTELGARLAASVGSEDQAGLKEEGKRDAITDRADTEGDAKSKKHKRHAAKKKKKKKKKDEKKSPSRSPSESSSASGSDSEGEGGKVAADGKYSPAAASDQQEPVSKLVLKSKRGDKSELLGVKKKEISDMDASPAGEKGSNTNQTEKDMRSPSAGQDEIIETAIVKTEGSQEGTFSHAQELPDIIPKLEGATPRDEPGLKDQSNSVQRAQLIERDSSRCRSPSPPKGLEMKRSGSSHSRSPTPSPTREQSGQTAAAAAATKERSRTHSRSTSKEKRSITPLKNRQLSRSQSPRSKRKSLSQSPKRDICQSRSTSRSLTPKKKVSKSPRKSKSPKRRRSSLSVSPKRRRSSHSPKRKLSRSPKRGGRRSPSLSRSPRRSQRHSRAHSPRRGGAVGRRSRSRSVARKRRSSSRTRRPVRRSRTPARRAGGRRSRSRSVSRRKRSPPPRSRRSRSRSLRRGRRTRSRSVVVLKRNRHSKSKSPRKRTKSRTPPSGRRSGSPARRNRSPPRSGKRSKSRSLSLLRQSKSHSPPPVKKRSESPRRSERRSKSKSVSAGLNRSRSRSQSSDGQSNNSSPARSTSSSPVKEVKPSTPEVETAVESGGFSATPGAWKPMPAAAAAPSPQAESSSDTLPEQPQALSPNKDKEERECADSSNEQEVSRSRSGSREPVAGPDRSDLSEGSDEEEDPPSPVKQLSKSPSPPDGRKLSRSISPPQRSTSKSTSRRKPSRSKSPVRKRESVSPPERKKRRSKSRTPARRKKSRSPARRKRSHSKSRTRIRRSKSRSPTRKRRSRSPNPRGRRRSKSTDRNKRSKSRSTGRRKRSVDRSRRSRSRSVDRRRRSRSRGRGRRPVFRSRSFDRRDRWKREPSHSPVLILRKQRRSGSRARRSTSKTPPRLTELDKDQLLEIAKANAAAMCAKAGVPIPESLRPKAILQLPLPTPSPAPLSLPLPLPLPMGMGMGMGMGMGMGMGMPNMPNMPNMGQMGMSNIPGMPSMSNITMSAAMASMTAATMTAALTNMGALASMPPLAPLPTITNKPPPCLAPPTPTLNLDHIEEAKRKVTQQANIHTIKELTEKCKMIANSKEEMAIAKPHVSDDES; from the exons ATGGACTGTGCAGTGGATATCCCCTCAG GTGAAGATGAGGCACCTGCGAAAGACGATATGCATGTGAAGGAAGTGAATGAGCCACCTcccaagaaaaacaagaagcacagaaaacacaagagcaaaaagaagaagaaaaagaggaaggggGATAAGGAGAGCAGTTCAGAGACCGGTGCTGAGTCAGATGTAGAGACACCATCAACTCCAAATCCTGTCAGGACCACCAGAGCCAG GAACCTCCCCGAAAATGAATTGCTAGCCGTTAGCCTCGTTATAAACAGAACTGAACTAGG TGCTAGACTGGCAGCATCTGTAGGAAGTGAAGACCAAGCTGgactgaaggaggagggaaaaaGGGATGCAATTACAG ATCGCGCAGATACAGAGGGAGATGCAAAatccaaaaaacacaaaagacacgctgccaagaagaagaaaaagaagaagaagaaagacgaAAAGAAATCTCCATCTCGCTCCCCATCTGAAAGCAGCTCGGCTTCAGGCTCTGACTCTGAAGGTGAAGGGGGGAAAGTGGCTGCTGATGGAAAATACTCTCCAGCTGCAGCATCTGACCAACAAGAACCAGTGTCTaaacttgttttaaaaagtaaacgTGGTGATAAATCTGAATTGCTTGGAGTGAAGAAAAAGGAGATATCAGATATGGATGCGTCTCCAGCTGGAGAGAAAGGCAGCAATACCAATCAAACAGAAAAGGATATGAGATCACCCTCTGCGGGCCAGGATGAGATAATTGAAACGGCAATAGTTAAGACGGAGGGTAGTCAAGAGGGTACATTCAGCCATGCCCAGGAACTCCCTGACATCATCCCTAAACTGGAAGGTGCTACCCCAAGAGATGAGCCAGGCCTGAAAGATCAGTCCAATTCAGTTCAGAGGGCTCAGCTGATagagcgtgattcttccagatgcAGGTCTCCTTCCCCTCCCAAGGGCCTAGAAATGAAGAGGTCTGGTTCAAGTCATAGTCGCTCACCAACACCTAGTCCTACTCGGGAGCAGTCTGggcaaacagcagcagcagcagcagcaacaaaagaACGGTCAAGAACCCATTCCCGGTCAACCTCTAAAGAAAAACGGTCTATAACTCCTCTAAAAAATCGGCAGCTATCCCGCTCTCAGTCTCCTAGATCTAAGAGGAAGTCACTCTCCCAGTCCCCAAAAAGAGATATCTGTCAGTCCCGGTCCACCTCTCGCTCCCTCACTCCCAAGAAGAAGGTGTCAAAGTCTCCAAGGAAGTCCAAGTCTCCTAAACGTCGGAGGAGTTCATTGTCTGTTTCTCCCAAGCGACGCAGAAGTTCCCACTCTCCTAAAAGAAAGTTGTCACGATCCCCTAAACGGGGTGGCCGCAggtctccctctctatctcggTCTCCAAGGAGAAGTCAAAGGCACTCCAGGGCCCACTCACCAAGGCGAGGTGGGGCAGTTGGTAGGCGTTCAAGGTCACGTTCTGTCGCTAGAAAGCGCCGCTCCAGTTCTAGAACAAGACGTCCTGTTCGTCGCTCCAGGACACCGGCAAGACGCGCAGGAGGGAGGCGCTCCAGGAGTCGATCCGTGTCTCGGCGTAAGAGGTCACCTCCGCCCAGATCCCGCCGCTCACGTTCTCGGTCGCTCCGCAGGGGCAGGCGTACTCGGTCACGTTCTGTTGTTGTCCTTAAGCGCAACCGGCACTCCAAATCCAAGAGTCCTCGCAAACGGACCAAATCCAGAACCCCTCCCTCCGGACGGCGCTCCGGTTCCCCCGCCAGGAGAAATCGCTCTCCACCACGGTCTGGTAAACGCTCAAAATCTCGCTCGTTGTCTCTACTCCGTCAGTCAAAGTCCCACTCACCTCCACCTGTCAAGAAGAGGTCAGAATCTCCTAGGAGGAGTGAAAGAAGATCAAAGTCTAAATCCGTTTCGGCGGGCTTAAACAGATCTAGATCCAGGTCGCAGTCGAGTGATGGGCAGTCTAACAACTCCTCCCCAGCCAGATCCACATCATCCTCTCCTGTTAAAGAGGTGAAGCCTTCCACCCCTGAAGTTGAGACAGCTGTGGAAAGTGGAGGATTTTCAGCTACACCAG GTGCTTGGAAACCCATGCCCGCAGCAGCCGCTGCCCCCAGCCCCCAAGCTGAGAGCTCCTCAGATACGTTGCCAGAGCAGCCTCAGGCGCTTTCTCCCAACAAGGAcaaggaagagagggagtgtgCCGACTCATCCAATGAACAAGAGGTTTCCAGGTCCAGGTCTGGTTCCAGAGAGCCCGTCGCTGGTCCAGATCGGTCAGATCTTTCGGAAGGatcagatgaagaagaggatccTCCCTCTCCAGTTAAGCAGCTGTCCAAGTCACCCTCACCTCCGGATGGAAGGAAACTGTCCCGCTCAATTTCTCCACCACAACGATCAACATCCAAGTCCACATCCCGAAGGAAGCCGTCAAG GTCTAAGTCTCCTGTGAGGAAAAGAGAATCTGTCTCTCCACCGGAAAGGAAGAAACGGCGGTCCAAATCTCGAACTCCTGCCCGGCGGAAGAAGTCCCGCTCCCCTGCAAGGCGGAAGAGGTCACACTCCAAGTCACGGACCAGAATCCGGCGTTCCAAGTCCCGCTCGCCAACCCGAAAGAGACGATCCCGCTCACCCAATCCTCGTGGAAGGAGGAGGTCCAAGTCCACCGACAGGAACAAGCGATCCAAGAGCCGCTCCACTGGCCGCAGAAAAAGATCAGTAGACAGAAGCAGGCGCTCGCGGTCTCGTTCTGTTGATCGCAGACGCAGGTCTAGGTCAAGGGGTCGAGGCAGGCGCCCGGTATTCCGCAGTCGTTCGTTCGATAGGCGGGACAGGTGGAAACGAGAACCCAGCCACTCTCCAGTTCTCATTCTCCGCAAACAGCGCCGCTCAGGGTCCCGAGCACGACGCAGCACCAGCAAGACTCCTCCACGCCTCACTGAACTGG ATAAGGACCAGTTACTGGAGATAGCCAAAGCTAATGCTGCTGCAATGTGTGCTAAGGCGGGGGTGCCCATTCCTGAGAGTCTTCGACCGAAAGCCATCCTCCAGCTCCCTCTACCCACTCcgtctcctgctcctctctccttaCCACTACCTTTACCTCTCCCAATGGGGATGGGCATGGGGATGGGCATGGgaatggggatggggatggggatgccCAACATGCCCAATATGCCTAATATGGGTCAGATGGGGATGTCCAATATTCCAGGAATGCCCAGCATGTCAAACATCACCATGAGTGCCGCTATGGCAAGTATGACAGCAGCTACTATGACGGCTGCCTTGACCAACATGGGTGCCCTCGCGTCCATGCCTCCCCTTGCCCCGCTTCCTACCATCACTAACAAGCCTCCACCGTGTCTTGCTCCCCCAACGCCAACCCTCAACCTGGACCACATCGAGGAAGCAAAGAGAAAGGTCACCCAGCAAGCGAACATACACACCATAAAGGAGCTTACTGAG aAGTGTAAGATGATTGCTAATAGCAAGGAGGAGATGGCCATCGCTAAACCCCATGTCTCAGATGATGAAAGCTAA
- the si:dkey-67c22.2 gene encoding serine/arginine repetitive matrix protein 2 isoform X2, protein MDCAVDIPSGEDEAPAKDDMHVKEVNEPPPKKNKKHRKHKSKKKKKKRKGDKESSSETGAESDVETPSTPNPVRTTRASARLAASVGSEDQAGLKEEGKRDAITDRADTEGDAKSKKHKRHAAKKKKKKKKKDEKKSPSRSPSESSSASGSDSEGEGGKVAADGKYSPAAASDQQEPVSKLVLKSKRGDKSELLGVKKKEISDMDASPAGEKGSNTNQTEKDMRSPSAGQDEIIETAIVKTEGSQEGTFSHAQELPDIIPKLEGATPRDEPGLKDQSNSVQRAQLIERDSSRCRSPSPPKGLEMKRSGSSHSRSPTPSPTREQSGQTAAAAAATKERSRTHSRSTSKEKRSITPLKNRQLSRSQSPRSKRKSLSQSPKRDICQSRSTSRSLTPKKKVSKSPRKSKSPKRRRSSLSVSPKRRRSSHSPKRKLSRSPKRGGRRSPSLSRSPRRSQRHSRAHSPRRGGAVGRRSRSRSVARKRRSSSRTRRPVRRSRTPARRAGGRRSRSRSVSRRKRSPPPRSRRSRSRSLRRGRRTRSRSVVVLKRNRHSKSKSPRKRTKSRTPPSGRRSGSPARRNRSPPRSGKRSKSRSLSLLRQSKSHSPPPVKKRSESPRRSERRSKSKSVSAGLNRSRSRSQSSDGQSNNSSPARSTSSSPVKEVKPSTPEVETAVESGGFSATPGAWKPMPAAAAAPSPQAESSSDTLPEQPQALSPNKDKEERECADSSNEQEVSRSRSGSREPVAGPDRSDLSEGSDEEEDPPSPVKQLSKSPSPPDGRKLSRSISPPQRSTSKSTSRRKPSRSKSPVRKRESVSPPERKKRRSKSRTPARRKKSRSPARRKRSHSKSRTRIRRSKSRSPTRKRRSRSPNPRGRRRSKSTDRNKRSKSRSTGRRKRSVDRSRRSRSRSVDRRRRSRSRGRGRRPVFRSRSFDRRDRWKREPSHSPVLILRKQRRSGSRARRSTSKTPPRLTELDKDQLLEIAKANAAAMCAKAGVPIPESLRPKAILQLPLPTPSPAPLSLPLPLPLPMGMGMGMGMGMGMGMGMPNMPNMPNMGQMGMSNIPGMPSMSNITMSAAMASMTAATMTAALTNMGALASMPPLAPLPTITNKPPPCLAPPTPTLNLDHIEEAKRKVTQQANIHTIKELTEKCKMIANSKEEMAIAKPHVSDDES, encoded by the exons ATGGACTGTGCAGTGGATATCCCCTCAG GTGAAGATGAGGCACCTGCGAAAGACGATATGCATGTGAAGGAAGTGAATGAGCCACCTcccaagaaaaacaagaagcacagaaaacacaagagcaaaaagaagaagaaaaagaggaaggggGATAAGGAGAGCAGTTCAGAGACCGGTGCTGAGTCAGATGTAGAGACACCATCAACTCCAAATCCTGTCAGGACCACCAGAGCCAG TGCTAGACTGGCAGCATCTGTAGGAAGTGAAGACCAAGCTGgactgaaggaggagggaaaaaGGGATGCAATTACAG ATCGCGCAGATACAGAGGGAGATGCAAAatccaaaaaacacaaaagacacgctgccaagaagaagaaaaagaagaagaagaaagacgaAAAGAAATCTCCATCTCGCTCCCCATCTGAAAGCAGCTCGGCTTCAGGCTCTGACTCTGAAGGTGAAGGGGGGAAAGTGGCTGCTGATGGAAAATACTCTCCAGCTGCAGCATCTGACCAACAAGAACCAGTGTCTaaacttgttttaaaaagtaaacgTGGTGATAAATCTGAATTGCTTGGAGTGAAGAAAAAGGAGATATCAGATATGGATGCGTCTCCAGCTGGAGAGAAAGGCAGCAATACCAATCAAACAGAAAAGGATATGAGATCACCCTCTGCGGGCCAGGATGAGATAATTGAAACGGCAATAGTTAAGACGGAGGGTAGTCAAGAGGGTACATTCAGCCATGCCCAGGAACTCCCTGACATCATCCCTAAACTGGAAGGTGCTACCCCAAGAGATGAGCCAGGCCTGAAAGATCAGTCCAATTCAGTTCAGAGGGCTCAGCTGATagagcgtgattcttccagatgcAGGTCTCCTTCCCCTCCCAAGGGCCTAGAAATGAAGAGGTCTGGTTCAAGTCATAGTCGCTCACCAACACCTAGTCCTACTCGGGAGCAGTCTGggcaaacagcagcagcagcagcagcaacaaaagaACGGTCAAGAACCCATTCCCGGTCAACCTCTAAAGAAAAACGGTCTATAACTCCTCTAAAAAATCGGCAGCTATCCCGCTCTCAGTCTCCTAGATCTAAGAGGAAGTCACTCTCCCAGTCCCCAAAAAGAGATATCTGTCAGTCCCGGTCCACCTCTCGCTCCCTCACTCCCAAGAAGAAGGTGTCAAAGTCTCCAAGGAAGTCCAAGTCTCCTAAACGTCGGAGGAGTTCATTGTCTGTTTCTCCCAAGCGACGCAGAAGTTCCCACTCTCCTAAAAGAAAGTTGTCACGATCCCCTAAACGGGGTGGCCGCAggtctccctctctatctcggTCTCCAAGGAGAAGTCAAAGGCACTCCAGGGCCCACTCACCAAGGCGAGGTGGGGCAGTTGGTAGGCGTTCAAGGTCACGTTCTGTCGCTAGAAAGCGCCGCTCCAGTTCTAGAACAAGACGTCCTGTTCGTCGCTCCAGGACACCGGCAAGACGCGCAGGAGGGAGGCGCTCCAGGAGTCGATCCGTGTCTCGGCGTAAGAGGTCACCTCCGCCCAGATCCCGCCGCTCACGTTCTCGGTCGCTCCGCAGGGGCAGGCGTACTCGGTCACGTTCTGTTGTTGTCCTTAAGCGCAACCGGCACTCCAAATCCAAGAGTCCTCGCAAACGGACCAAATCCAGAACCCCTCCCTCCGGACGGCGCTCCGGTTCCCCCGCCAGGAGAAATCGCTCTCCACCACGGTCTGGTAAACGCTCAAAATCTCGCTCGTTGTCTCTACTCCGTCAGTCAAAGTCCCACTCACCTCCACCTGTCAAGAAGAGGTCAGAATCTCCTAGGAGGAGTGAAAGAAGATCAAAGTCTAAATCCGTTTCGGCGGGCTTAAACAGATCTAGATCCAGGTCGCAGTCGAGTGATGGGCAGTCTAACAACTCCTCCCCAGCCAGATCCACATCATCCTCTCCTGTTAAAGAGGTGAAGCCTTCCACCCCTGAAGTTGAGACAGCTGTGGAAAGTGGAGGATTTTCAGCTACACCAG GTGCTTGGAAACCCATGCCCGCAGCAGCCGCTGCCCCCAGCCCCCAAGCTGAGAGCTCCTCAGATACGTTGCCAGAGCAGCCTCAGGCGCTTTCTCCCAACAAGGAcaaggaagagagggagtgtgCCGACTCATCCAATGAACAAGAGGTTTCCAGGTCCAGGTCTGGTTCCAGAGAGCCCGTCGCTGGTCCAGATCGGTCAGATCTTTCGGAAGGatcagatgaagaagaggatccTCCCTCTCCAGTTAAGCAGCTGTCCAAGTCACCCTCACCTCCGGATGGAAGGAAACTGTCCCGCTCAATTTCTCCACCACAACGATCAACATCCAAGTCCACATCCCGAAGGAAGCCGTCAAG GTCTAAGTCTCCTGTGAGGAAAAGAGAATCTGTCTCTCCACCGGAAAGGAAGAAACGGCGGTCCAAATCTCGAACTCCTGCCCGGCGGAAGAAGTCCCGCTCCCCTGCAAGGCGGAAGAGGTCACACTCCAAGTCACGGACCAGAATCCGGCGTTCCAAGTCCCGCTCGCCAACCCGAAAGAGACGATCCCGCTCACCCAATCCTCGTGGAAGGAGGAGGTCCAAGTCCACCGACAGGAACAAGCGATCCAAGAGCCGCTCCACTGGCCGCAGAAAAAGATCAGTAGACAGAAGCAGGCGCTCGCGGTCTCGTTCTGTTGATCGCAGACGCAGGTCTAGGTCAAGGGGTCGAGGCAGGCGCCCGGTATTCCGCAGTCGTTCGTTCGATAGGCGGGACAGGTGGAAACGAGAACCCAGCCACTCTCCAGTTCTCATTCTCCGCAAACAGCGCCGCTCAGGGTCCCGAGCACGACGCAGCACCAGCAAGACTCCTCCACGCCTCACTGAACTGG ATAAGGACCAGTTACTGGAGATAGCCAAAGCTAATGCTGCTGCAATGTGTGCTAAGGCGGGGGTGCCCATTCCTGAGAGTCTTCGACCGAAAGCCATCCTCCAGCTCCCTCTACCCACTCcgtctcctgctcctctctccttaCCACTACCTTTACCTCTCCCAATGGGGATGGGCATGGGGATGGGCATGGgaatggggatggggatggggatgccCAACATGCCCAATATGCCTAATATGGGTCAGATGGGGATGTCCAATATTCCAGGAATGCCCAGCATGTCAAACATCACCATGAGTGCCGCTATGGCAAGTATGACAGCAGCTACTATGACGGCTGCCTTGACCAACATGGGTGCCCTCGCGTCCATGCCTCCCCTTGCCCCGCTTCCTACCATCACTAACAAGCCTCCACCGTGTCTTGCTCCCCCAACGCCAACCCTCAACCTGGACCACATCGAGGAAGCAAAGAGAAAGGTCACCCAGCAAGCGAACATACACACCATAAAGGAGCTTACTGAG aAGTGTAAGATGATTGCTAATAGCAAGGAGGAGATGGCCATCGCTAAACCCCATGTCTCAGATGATGAAAGCTAA